The sequence below is a genomic window from Pleurocapsa sp. PCC 7327.
CGCCGAACAAACCCGTTAATATTCGAGTTCTCGACAACGATGGCAGGGGACTGAGGATCGGTTCGGTTACCAACCCAGTCAACGGCACCGTTACCATCAACGACAACGGTACTCCTAACGATCCCAGGGACGACTTTCTCGTCTATACGCCTAATCCGGGTTTTGAAGGGAAAGACGAATTTACTTACACGGCGATCGATGCTTTGGGCAATTCTTATGAAGCGATTGTTTCTGTCAAGGTAGACCCCAATCGCCCCAATGCTGCCGATGACGATGTTTCTGTAATTCCTGGTGCAGACGTATTCATCAACGTTTTGGGCAACGATAGCGATCCCAACCGACAAGCCTTGCGCATCGTTAGCGTAACGCAAGGGCTGCGAGGGACGGTAAGGATCGATGACAACGGCACGCCCGACGATCCCAGCGACGACCGCATTTTATACGCGCCCAATGACCGAGGAGAAAGCGTTTTTAGCCTTAATCGAGCAGGCAATCGAGGTCTATTCTCCATCAGAGGGAACTTCCAACCGTTCACCGATACTTTCTCCTATACTGTTAGCGACCCCGATGGTAACGAAGAAACCGCGACGGTCAACGTCAATGTAGCGCCCGAGGTGCGGCTCAAATTTACTCTCACTGAAAACCAGGCAGATTTAGTCAGCGAGGTAGGCTTCTTTAAAGTCGATGATGAAAACGGCACCATTGACGGCATTGCTCCAGGCGAAGCGGGTTACGTAGAAGCGGCACTGCGATCGGGTCGCGTTATCTTCTCCTCCTTGAGTGGGTATTCCCAATTGTTTGGGGAAAATCCCACCCGCATTATGGAAGGCTTCCGTTCTGACGACCTCCTGAATTTCTTCTTCGTACAGGATAGTACTGTAGATGAAGTTCTCGCTCGCATCGATGCAGGCGAGATTCCCGATAACGTCTTCTTTGCCACGACTGAAGCTAATAACGATAATTTCAACCATCTCGAAGTCGGCGAAGTCGAGAGTGCTTTCTCTCTCGGTTGGGAAGATCGCGGTCAGAGGAGCGATCGCGACTTTAATGATATGCGCCTGACCGTAGAAGTGACCGACGAACCCATTCCCATCGGCAGTAAACTGCAAGGAGACGGTCAACGGGAACTGTTGGATTTGACCGAGTTGACTGGGCAAACCTTGCAAGCTCAGATATCTATCTTCCAAGAAGCTTCCTACGACAATATTGTAGGTCTTTATCGCCTGGAGGATGCTACTGGAGCGGTGCGCGATCCCCTAACCGGCGCTTTGATAACTCCAGGTCAGCAAGGGTATACAGAGGCGGCGCTAGCTCAAAGTGTCGGTCAGTTCGACGAAGACACAACTTCTGCGACAGTCAATGTTGAAGGCGGTGTTTTCTATGCGCCCTATATTCTTGCCAACGGTTCCCAATCGCAAGCTTACTTCCCCTTCCTAGCGTCAAATGCGGATGGCTTCGATCATCTGCGATTGCTCGGAGACAATACCTTCGGTTTCGAGGATCTCGTCAATGGCGGCGACGCCGACTATAACGATGCGGTTATCCGAGTCGCGATTACGCCTATCTAAGCCAGGATCGAGTTCCTAGCTGATAGCCAAAGTCCTGAGGACTTTGGCTATCGTCATAGAATTGGTGGAAAGGTGCAAGCTTTGAGTATCGATGACAAGAGGCGGCTTCAAATGCGATCGCCGCTTCGATTTTTGGTAACGATCGCACAATTGAACTGGCAGTTAAGCCAATAGTCACCAGCCTCTTGCATAATAAGAATAGACCTCCTGCTTTCAAGCACAAAATTTAATTTCCCTTTCCCAACTTCAGCAAGAAGTCTAATATCCACGCGATCTCGCCAGGAAATCCTCTAGCCCTATCGAATCTTTTATGTCCCCAGATTACATTCTCTTTGCCCAACACGGATGGGCAGATACCAACCGCGCGATCGCTCAATTCGCTAAAAAAGCCTTAGCTACGCCAAAAACTCTCGTTATTGCTCCCAATCTGGGTTATTTGAAAACCTGGCTGTGGATCGAACCCCTCATCGAATATGTTGCACGAGTTGCGATCGAGACAGTTGCCAGCTATCCCGACGCGGCTATTAGGATTGTCGGTCATTCGATGGGTGGCTTAATTTGGCTCGAAGTTCTCGATCGCTACCCGCAACTGCGATCGCAGGTAGAGTCATTAGTATTGGTTGCCTCTCCTGTGGGAGGAGCAGATATTGCCCGCGCGATCGATCCGCTAGGCATCGGTATTGGCATCGCACGGGATTTGGGCATCAATCGGAGAGCGATCGCGCAACGAATCGCCGCAAAAATTCCGACGTTAGTCATCGCTGGAGATATCGACAATGGCAGCGATGGCACGATTGCCGTCGAGACGACTAAGTTCGATCCCGTCAAGTTTGTCTGCCTGAAAGGAATCTCTCACGCCGCCCTGAAAAATCATCCCGATCTAGTAGACATCATTCACGATTTTTGGGCTAATCCGCTCGTAACGGTCGCTCCAAAACCCGATTTCTCAAAACACTTAATTCAACGTTTGCAATCGCTTCCAGGGATGACGGATACCCATCCCAGAGATTTCTGGCGATCGAAGATTCATATCACTTTCAACAATGGCATTACGATTCGGACTTGGAACAATCCATTGCAAATCCAGCATATTTTTGTAGCCGATCGCGAGGAAAACTGTCTCTACAGCGGTTTCGTCGGTTGGCTGCACGACGAAGCTTTACGCATGATGTTAGCCGAGATCCAAAAAGAAATTCATCAGTAACCAGTTTTTTGATGAAAGGATTTTCGATTTTGGCGAAGCCGCCGCACGCTCCTTGAACCTCTTCAAGGAGAACGGCGGATGCAAGGATTGGGGATTAGTTAGTGGTTAGTCGTTAATTGTCTCCCCACACTCCCTCTACTTCCGAATTCCGACTTCCGGTTTCCGACTTCCCCTAGTCTCCCCACACTCCCCAGTCCCCTTCAATCCTGCTGGTGGGAAAATTGATAAGCCCCTGCCACCGAAAGCGCGATCGCGGCAACCAGCAAGATGGGAAGGGAATACCAGGGAAATTGAGACAAAGGGGAATATGCTGCCGCCCGCAAACTGACGCTGGTATAAGTTAGAGGCAGGCAATAGACTATTATTTTAAGGGCGACTGGCAAGGTACTGGGATCGAAGAAGGTTCCACCCAAGAAGGACATGGGAACGATCAGAAAATTGTTGTAAAGTCCTACGCTTTCGAGAGACTTAACTCGCAATCCTACAATTACTCCCAACCCTGCGAAAACGGCACAATTGAGCGTTAGTAGCAACAAAAATAAAGGATTGAGAAAACTACCGATTTTTCCAGTAAACAGCACCGCTACCAAAATAACCGAACCCGAAGTCATTAGTCCCCGCGCAATTCCTGCCAACATTTTGCCGAGATGTAAGGCAAGCGGATGTACTGGTAGAAGCAAGATTTCCTCAAAGGTTTTAGTAAAAAGGCGTTCTCCGCAAATCGAAAAAGTCGTGCCTCCAAAGCTGATGGTCATAGAAGACAGCGCGACCATTCCTGGCAAAATAAATTCTAGGTAATTATCGCCTACTGGCGGTTTCATTGCGCGATCGAGAGCGCCGCCCAATCCCAAACCGAAGGCGAAAATGTAAATTAAAGGCGAGATTAATCCCGTTGAAGCGATTTGTACGATGCGCGATCGCAATTTCAACCATTCTCCCCAAAAGACGGTTAGGGTATCTGCTAGGATCGTTGGTAATTGCGGCTCCTTTATCGGTTTGCTGGAATTATGGCTCAGTGGGGGTAATGGTTGCGATTTCACGGGTAATAGTCAATCTCATCTTGTTAGTATTACTTAATATTTAACCAGAACCAAAAAAACTTTTTAAATTTTTGCTCTTAATTGCATAGAGCCTACAGGCGTTTGCCTCTCCTAATCTTCTTCCTAAAGAGAAGTTTTTCTTAGGGTAGGGCGAGATCGGACAGATATTATTTTTCCAATTGTTCTAGTGACGCAGAAGGAGATTGCGATAAAACTTCCAAAAATGAGTCAATACCATTGGTACTACGAAATTCTTGGACTTATCCCAAATGCCTCTCCAGAAGAGGTTAAAAAAGCTTATCGCCAACTTGCCAAAACTTGGCATCCAGATCGCTTTCCCAATAACTCTCAGGAACAAAAAGAGGCGGCAGAGAAATTTAAAAAAATTCTCGAAGCCTATGAGGTACTGAGGAATCATCAACCAAGCGCAAATTCTTCAACGGCTGCGTCAACTTCAACAGTTGGATCGAAATTTTCGACTCAGCGATCGACTCCCGAAACTCACTATCAAGAGGGAGTTAAATATGCCCAAAAAGAACTTTATCAAGACGCGATCGAGGAATTTTCTATTGCCATTCGTCTCGATTCCAATTATATTAAAGCCTATCAATATCGCGGCTTTATTTTCTCTAAATTAGGCTTTGAAAGGAGAGCCGAAGCCGATCTAAAAAAAGCAGCAGAATTAAAGTTAAACAAGCAATATCGAGAAGAGTTTGTGTCCGAGCGATAACTTTAGTCTCTTATTCGGCAAGGTGGTTAAAGTTAAAAGATGAGCAAATAGTATTCTCTCTTGGCAAGCAAGTTAAATCTTGGTTTGGATTAGATAACTTTACGTTACCAATGCCCAGCAATCTAAATTTCTCTCAGTTGAAAGAAGGATGATTAAATAGGGTAACAATTGTCAGTAGTTTTTGTTACAAAAAGTAAAGATTTGGGGGGATAAAAAGGGCGGGGATTGCCCGCCCAAATCCTTAATTAGACAGATCTTTCACCTGCGCGACCAACTGAGCTACAACATCTTGAGCGCTGCCGAAGAGCATTAGAGTCTTATCCTTGTAAAATAACTCATTATCAACTCCGGCAAAACCTGTCCTCATGCTGCGCTTGATGACGATCGCACGTTGCGCCTTATCTACATCTAGGATTGGCATTCCGTAGATAGGGCTACTCGTATCGTGTCGAGCGGCTGGGTTGACAACATCATTCGCACCGATAATTAAAGCGACATCGGTGCGATCGAATTCGGGGTTGATATCATCCATATCGTAGAGTTGGGTGTAGGGGACATTTGCCTCTGCCAGTAACACGTTCATATGTCCCGGCATTCGTCCCGCAACGGGGTGAATGGCATATTTAACCTCTACGCCCATTTTTTCCAAGCAATCGGCAAGTTCTCGAACTCCGTGCTGTGCCTGAGCTACTGCCATCCCATAACCGGGAACGATGACAACAGAACGGGCATAGCCCAACATCATTGCCCCTTCTTCAGGATCGACGGAGCGAACGACTTTATCCTGCTGCACTCCCGATCCGCCAGCAACAACCGTGCCATCGCTACCAAACGCACCAAAGAGAACGTTGGTAAGAGAGCGGTTCATGGCTTTACACACGATCTCGGTCAAGATGATGCCAGAAGCTCCCACCAAAGCACCAGCGACGATAAGCATATTATTCGCCAAGATAAAGCCCGCCGCACTAGCAGCCAAACCGGAGAAGGAGTTCAACAGCGAGATGACCACTGGCATATCAGCGCCGCCGATGGGCAGAACGAACATAACGCCAAGTACCAGAGAAATCCCCACCAAAGTTAGGAAAACTGCTAGATTTTCTGGGTAAACCAGTAGGTAGCCGCTACTGACTAGAAAGCTAATGAGAAGAAAAGCATTGAAGGGCTGCTGGAAGGGGAAAGTCACAGGAGCGCCAGTAACAAGCTCTTGTAACTTGGCGAATGCCATGATGCTACCTGTAAACGTCACGCCGCCGATTAAAACCCCTAAAATGGCAATAATCGTAGCATCTAGCGGCACGGTGCCAGTGGTTTTGAGTAGTCGCCAAAATTCGCCGACAGAAACTAGTGCCGAGGCCGCACCGCCCACGCCGTTGAAAATCCCGACCATCTGAGGCATGGCAGTCATGGCAACTTTTTGGGCAGAAATTGCTCCAATCAGAGAGCCAATGACGATACCTACTAAAATCATCTGATAGCTCAGGATTGACTGATGGAGCAGAGTGGCAACGATCGCGATTAACATGCCGACTCCTGCCACTACATTCCCCTGACGAGCGGTGGCAGGCGAACCGAGTTGTTTCAATCCCAGGATAAACAGAACCGCCGCCGCTAGATAAGCTAGCTCGATCCCGGTTACTAAATAGTCGCTCATGCTTTCGCCTCCTTCTTCTTAAACATTTGCAGCATTCGGTCTGTTACCCAAAAGCCGCCTACGACGTTGATGGTTGCCAAAATGACGGCAATGAAGCCTAAAATCGTTACCAGG
It includes:
- a CDS encoding alpha/beta fold hydrolase, which codes for MSPDYILFAQHGWADTNRAIAQFAKKALATPKTLVIAPNLGYLKTWLWIEPLIEYVARVAIETVASYPDAAIRIVGHSMGGLIWLEVLDRYPQLRSQVESLVLVASPVGGADIARAIDPLGIGIGIARDLGINRRAIAQRIAAKIPTLVIAGDIDNGSDGTIAVETTKFDPVKFVCLKGISHAALKNHPDLVDIIHDFWANPLVTVAPKPDFSKHLIQRLQSLPGMTDTHPRDFWRSKIHITFNNGITIRTWNNPLQIQHIFVADREENCLYSGFVGWLHDEALRMMLAEIQKEIHQ
- a CDS encoding ABC transporter permease, which gives rise to MSHNSSKPIKEPQLPTILADTLTVFWGEWLKLRSRIVQIASTGLISPLIYIFAFGLGLGGALDRAMKPPVGDNYLEFILPGMVALSSMTISFGGTTFSICGERLFTKTFEEILLLPVHPLALHLGKMLAGIARGLMTSGSVILVAVLFTGKIGSFLNPLFLLLLTLNCAVFAGLGVIVGLRVKSLESVGLYNNFLIVPMSFLGGTFFDPSTLPVALKIIVYCLPLTYTSVSLRAAAYSPLSQFPWYSLPILLVAAIALSVAGAYQFSHQQD
- a CDS encoding J domain-containing protein, yielding MSQYHWYYEILGLIPNASPEEVKKAYRQLAKTWHPDRFPNNSQEQKEAAEKFKKILEAYEVLRNHQPSANSSTAASTSTVGSKFSTQRSTPETHYQEGVKYAQKELYQDAIEEFSIAIRLDSNYIKAYQYRGFIFSKLGFERRAEADLKKAAELKLNKQYREEFVSER
- a CDS encoding NAD(P)(+) transhydrogenase (Re/Si-specific) subunit beta, whose protein sequence is MSDYLVTGIELAYLAAAVLFILGLKQLGSPATARQGNVVAGVGMLIAIVATLLHQSILSYQMILVGIVIGSLIGAISAQKVAMTAMPQMVGIFNGVGGAASALVSVGEFWRLLKTTGTVPLDATIIAILGVLIGGVTFTGSIMAFAKLQELVTGAPVTFPFQQPFNAFLLISFLVSSGYLLVYPENLAVFLTLVGISLVLGVMFVLPIGGADMPVVISLLNSFSGLAASAAGFILANNMLIVAGALVGASGIILTEIVCKAMNRSLTNVLFGAFGSDGTVVAGGSGVQQDKVVRSVDPEEGAMMLGYARSVVIVPGYGMAVAQAQHGVRELADCLEKMGVEVKYAIHPVAGRMPGHMNVLLAEANVPYTQLYDMDDINPEFDRTDVALIIGANDVVNPAARHDTSSPIYGMPILDVDKAQRAIVIKRSMRTGFAGVDNELFYKDKTLMLFGSAQDVVAQLVAQVKDLSN